In one window of Artemia franciscana unplaced genomic scaffold, ASM3288406v1 Scaffold_811, whole genome shotgun sequence DNA:
- the LOC136043677 gene encoding uncharacterized protein LOC136043677: MHVNSPEAISCQLKLFDIQIDKGDFIAANETHENIHKYFGKFSDELQADESLSKLRDLIYHSKSHVDMATEYLQKEYFSRKIQYHSKSHVDMATEYLQKEYFSRKIQFKDTFRRQKGRMENKLLHYNSVEKLTRKATCNDIIYPKVEIMAELAT, encoded by the coding sequence ATGCATGTAAATAGTCCAGAGGCTATTTCATGTCAACTTAAATTATTTGATATACAAATTGATAAAGGAGATTTTATTGCAGCAAATGAAACCCATGAAAATATTCACAAATActttggcaaattttctgatGAACTCCAAGCTGATGAAAGTCTCTCCAAGCTGAGAGACTTGATATACCATAGCAAGAGCCATGTAGATATGGCAACTGAATATCttcaaaaagaatatttttcaagaaaaatacaatACCATAGCAAGAGCCATGTAGATATGGCAACTGAATATCttcaaaaagaatatttttcaagaaaaatacaattcaaagaTACGTTCAGAAGACAAAAAGGAAGAATGGAAAATAAGCTCCTGCACTATAATAGTGTAGAAAAACTGACAAGGAAAGCTACATGCAACGACATAATATACCCCAAAGTTGAAATTATGGCTGAACTGGCCACATAA